A single window of Microbaculum marinisediminis DNA harbors:
- a CDS encoding VOC family protein, translated as MSVLSHITLGTNDSERAGRFYDAVLGVLGFDRLAKPAGAPPAYERDGRMPTIYIYTPEDGRPATWGNGTHVAFVAETRAQVHRFHELALQHGGMDEGQPGPRPHYGDTYYAAYVRDPDGNKLQAVCYTTG; from the coding sequence ATGTCCGTCCTGAGCCACATCACCCTGGGGACCAACGACAGCGAACGCGCCGGCCGCTTCTACGATGCGGTTCTGGGCGTTCTCGGCTTCGATCGCCTGGCCAAGCCGGCCGGCGCGCCGCCCGCCTACGAAAGGGACGGCCGGATGCCGACCATCTACATCTACACGCCGGAAGACGGACGCCCGGCGACGTGGGGAAACGGGACGCATGTGGCGTTCGTCGCCGAGACCCGCGCGCAGGTGCACCGCTTTCACGAGCTCGCGTTGCAGCATGGCGGAATGGACGAAGGACAGCCGGGGCCGCGCCCGCACTACGGCGACACCTACTATGCCGCCTATGTGCGCGACCCGGACGGCAACAAGCTGCAAGCGGTGTGCTACACGACCGGCTAG
- a CDS encoding SDR family oxidoreductase, whose product MSDTQHTKTFLITGASSGIGAATARAAVAAGYRVALAARSTDRLAALAEELGGPDRAIAVACYVADHTAQQAMVAATLAAFGRIDVVLANAGIGSTAAGIETGDPDNWREMILTNFYGLALTAKVCLPEIRKRRGHILLLGSRAGRRTIKGSIYGATKWAVTGLGYNLIDELEGTGVRCTLIEPGMVDTPFFETPKPDALKAEDVANAILYAVSQPAHVDVSEILVKPTSH is encoded by the coding sequence ATGTCGGATACGCAGCACACGAAGACCTTCCTGATCACCGGTGCCTCGTCCGGCATCGGCGCGGCCACGGCCCGCGCTGCCGTCGCGGCCGGCTATCGGGTTGCGCTGGCGGCGCGCTCCACCGACAGGCTTGCCGCGCTGGCCGAGGAACTCGGCGGACCGGACAGGGCGATTGCGGTTGCCTGCTACGTCGCCGACCACACCGCCCAGCAGGCGATGGTCGCGGCGACGCTTGCGGCGTTCGGCCGGATCGATGTGGTTCTCGCCAATGCTGGCATCGGCTCGACGGCGGCGGGCATCGAGACCGGCGACCCGGACAACTGGCGGGAGATGATCCTCACCAATTTCTACGGGCTGGCGCTGACGGCCAAGGTGTGCCTGCCCGAAATCCGCAAACGCCGGGGCCACATCCTGCTGCTGGGTTCGCGCGCCGGACGCCGCACGATCAAGGGGTCGATCTACGGCGCGACCAAATGGGCGGTGACCGGGCTTGGATACAACCTGATCGACGAACTCGAGGGCACCGGGGTGCGCTGCACGCTGATCGAGCCGGGGATGGTCGATACGCCGTTCTTCGAGACCCCCAAACCCGATGCGCTCAAGGCCGAGGACGTGGCGAACGCGATCCTCTACGCGGTGTCGCAGCCCGCTCACGTGGACGTGTCGGAAATCCTGGTGAAGCCGACGTCTCACTGA